In a single window of the Elaeis guineensis isolate ETL-2024a chromosome 6, EG11, whole genome shotgun sequence genome:
- the LOC140858845 gene encoding uncharacterized protein — MDHPNEDHDKRAVEEMFVNAMHGKWREVASTYANCKAALVATIIYTGDTVLHLAVSSGVEFNVTLLLGKIPEERCEEILGMGNERADTPLHLAAALGMKKTCLDMVKQCPKLVTQARNEQGETPLFKAARHGQKEAFGAMRHAAPDACSTRDLHFCRKFGGDTILHVALLGEHYGM, encoded by the coding sequence ATGGACCATCCAAATGAAGACCATGATAAGCGCGCTGTGGAAGAAATGTTCGTGAATGCAATGCACGGAAAGTGGCGAGAGGTGGCTAGTACCTACGCCAACTGTAAAGCGGCCCTGGTCGCCACGATCATATATACCGGGGACACCGTGCTGCACTTGGCTGTGTCGAGCGGAGTGGAATTCAACGTGACGCTGCTCCTGGGCAAAATCCCCGAAGAGCGCTGCGAAGAAATCCTGGGGATGGGGAACGAGAGGGCCGACACGCCGTTGCACCTAGCTGCCGCTCTTGGGATGAAGAAGACGTGCTTGGACATGGTCAAGCAGTGCCCCAAGCTGGTAACTCAGGCTCGCAATGAGCAGGGTGAGACACCCCTCTTTAAGGCCGCGCGCCACGGCCAGAAGGAAGCCTTCGGTGCCATGCGACATGCCGCCCCCGATGCATGTAGTACCCGCGACCTGCACTTCTGCCGAAAATTTGGCGGCGACACCATCCTCCATGTTGCGCTGCTTGGCGAGCATTATGGTATGTGA